A genomic region of Bernardetia sp. ABR2-2B contains the following coding sequences:
- a CDS encoding acetyltransferase yields the protein MKKVIIFGIQDFAELAHYYLTNDSDYEVVAFCVNEEYMPNEKSFKGLPIVSFENLEEHYSPSQFSLFAPMAPKKMNTIREKVYLEGKEKGYSFISYISSKATIFNSKIGENCFILENNTIQPFTDIGNNVIMWSGNHIGHHGKIEDNVMFTSHVVLSGHCVVEKNCFFGVNATIRDGLTLAKGSLIAMAASVTKNTEEWSIYVGNPAKKLENKNSLDLNI from the coding sequence ATGAAAAAAGTTATTATCTTTGGCATACAGGACTTTGCAGAGTTAGCACACTATTATCTAACAAATGATAGTGACTACGAAGTCGTCGCTTTTTGTGTAAATGAAGAGTATATGCCTAATGAAAAGAGTTTTAAAGGATTGCCTATTGTCTCCTTCGAAAATTTAGAGGAACATTATTCTCCAAGTCAGTTTAGCTTATTTGCACCTATGGCTCCCAAAAAGATGAATACTATCCGAGAAAAAGTGTATTTAGAGGGAAAAGAAAAAGGTTATTCTTTCATAAGTTACATAAGTTCTAAAGCGACAATTTTTAATTCAAAAATTGGAGAAAATTGTTTTATTTTAGAAAATAATACCATTCAGCCTTTCACAGATATTGGTAATAATGTTATTATGTGGAGTGGTAATCATATTGGTCATCATGGGAAAATTGAAGATAATGTGATGTTTACTTCTCATGTAGTTCTTTCAGGACATTGTGTTGTAGAAAAGAATTGTTTTTTTGGGGTAAATGCAACTATAAGAGACGGGCTGACTTTAGCCAAAGGAAGTTTGATTGCCATGGCAGCTTCTGTTACAAAAAATACAGAGGAATGGAGCATATATGTAGGAAATCCTGCGAAAAAACTAGAGAATAAAAATAGTTTAGATTTGAATATATGA
- a CDS encoding class I SAM-dependent methyltransferase — protein sequence MSEKESYLKIINHYENCYQQHGDTSKGMDWPNLEDAILRYKIMLEVIRDKNAQNTLLDFGCGTGHLYQYILDNDMKNIVYSGLDISSKFVEVASEKYPKNLFYNSDILKEGEKIPNFDYIVCNGVFTEKRELSFEDMWEYCQNMLIALLEKVEKGIAFNVMSKAVDWERWDLFHLPIDLLVDFMTKKLSRNFIIRNDYGLYEYTVYLYK from the coding sequence ATGAGTGAAAAAGAGAGTTATCTAAAAATTATAAACCATTATGAAAACTGTTATCAACAACATGGAGATACTAGTAAGGGGATGGATTGGCCTAATTTAGAAGATGCCATACTCAGATATAAAATAATGTTGGAAGTCATTAGGGATAAAAATGCCCAAAATACACTACTTGACTTTGGGTGTGGAACAGGACATTTATATCAATATATACTTGACAATGATATGAAAAACATTGTTTATAGTGGACTTGATATTTCATCAAAGTTTGTTGAAGTTGCTTCTGAAAAATATCCTAAAAACTTATTTTATAATTCAGATATTTTAAAGGAAGGGGAAAAAATACCTAATTTTGATTATATTGTTTGTAATGGTGTTTTTACAGAAAAAAGAGAATTATCATTTGAAGACATGTGGGAGTATTGCCAAAATATGCTCATAGCTTTGCTTGAAAAAGTTGAAAAAGGAATAGCATTCAATGTAATGTCTAAAGCTGTAGATTGGGAAAGATGGGATTTGTTCCATTTACCTATAGATTTATTAGTTGATTTTATGACTAAGAAGTTGTCAAGAAATTTTATTATTCGAAATGACTATGGTTTGTATGAATACACAGTATATTTGTACAAGTAA
- a CDS encoding WbqC family protein yields the protein MKLAIMQPYIFPYIGYFQLINAVDKFVIYDDVNYINKGWINRNKILVNNNETLFTIPLQKASQNKKIREIEINYTQKGINKFIKTIQNSYSKAPNYSKVSTFIEDILLHKMYKNISELNTYSIKQICNYLNITTPIIDSSSIYENEELKAQYRILDICKKEKATVYINPIGGKEIYDKPLFEKQNIDLFFIKSEPVIYSQYKENFVPFLSIIDIMMFNSKETIQYFLSKYQLL from the coding sequence ATGAAACTAGCTATTATGCAACCCTATATATTTCCATATATAGGATATTTTCAACTTATAAATGCAGTAGATAAATTTGTAATTTATGATGATGTAAATTATATAAATAAAGGATGGATAAATAGAAATAAAATATTGGTAAATAATAATGAAACTCTATTTACAATACCTTTGCAGAAGGCAAGCCAAAATAAAAAGATTAGAGAAATAGAGATAAATTATACACAAAAAGGAATAAATAAGTTTATCAAAACAATACAAAACTCGTATTCAAAAGCTCCTAATTATTCAAAAGTAAGTACGTTTATAGAAGATATATTACTACACAAAATGTACAAAAATATTTCTGAGCTAAATACATATTCTATCAAACAAATTTGTAATTATCTAAATATTACTACGCCAATTATAGATTCTTCTAGTATTTATGAAAATGAAGAACTAAAAGCTCAATATCGAATTTTAGATATTTGTAAAAAAGAAAAAGCGACTGTATATATTAATCCAATTGGAGGAAAAGAAATATATGATAAGCCCTTGTTTGAAAAGCAAAACATTGACTTGTTTTTTATAAAATCTGAACCTGTTATTTATTCTCAGTATAAAGAAAATTTTGTTCCTTTTCTATCTATAATTGATATAATGATGTTTAATTCAAAAGAAACAATTCAATATTTTTTATCTAAATATCAACTTTTATGA
- a CDS encoding glycosyltransferase: MNELMVAIWMVTYNHEAFIDEALQGIINQKADFLYKVFIGEDFSSDKTKEICLRYQKEYPDKVELITRDKNIGNIANALDIYKICFESSAKYIAMCEGDDYWTDPYKLQKQVNILEANPQYSGSFHYTQAISQEDSSEGKLYGIDCPNILNAEDTIAAQSMFHTSSFVFRNANIGQHLDWLSKCSVGDLPLFSCVAKYGDLVKIPETMSVYRVHQNSITNSTNYVDNRWRYRLDLLNQINKLYGYKYDYKVKKIKQEIRKKATTPYLKPLNIVMNSPNQKSDPFLNPPFTEENLDRYYVRKSILEALTTSATEFSARFLDVGCGKMPYKQHIINNSSINDYIGLDIESALQYDADIKADFTWNGITMPFEDASFESSMATEVLEHCPEPEVVLKEVYRVLKPHGIFFFTVPFLWTLHEAPHDEYRYTPWALERHLKNSGFSHVEIKALGGWHASLAQMLGLWVRRSHLSQKKKKIFSKLLKPLIKQLIKRDIRPENFGEGTMMTGLYGIAVK, encoded by the coding sequence ATGAACGAATTAATGGTAGCTATTTGGATGGTTACTTATAATCATGAAGCATTTATTGATGAAGCCTTACAAGGAATCATTAACCAAAAAGCAGACTTCCTCTATAAGGTTTTTATAGGGGAAGATTTTTCATCAGACAAAACCAAAGAAATATGTTTAAGGTATCAAAAAGAATATCCTGATAAAGTAGAGTTAATAACTAGAGATAAAAATATTGGTAATATTGCTAATGCTTTAGATATATATAAGATTTGTTTTGAAAGTTCGGCTAAATATATTGCTATGTGTGAAGGCGACGACTATTGGACAGATCCTTATAAACTTCAAAAACAAGTAAATATTTTGGAGGCAAATCCCCAATATTCAGGAAGTTTTCATTATACGCAAGCTATTAGCCAAGAGGATAGTTCTGAGGGTAAGCTATATGGGATTGATTGTCCTAATATATTAAATGCAGAAGATACTATTGCAGCTCAATCTATGTTTCATACCTCTTCATTTGTTTTTCGTAATGCTAATATAGGTCAGCATTTGGATTGGTTATCTAAGTGTAGTGTAGGAGATTTACCACTTTTTTCTTGTGTAGCTAAGTATGGAGATTTAGTGAAAATACCAGAAACAATGAGTGTATATAGAGTACATCAAAATAGCATTACTAATAGCACAAATTATGTAGATAATCGCTGGAGATATCGTTTAGATTTATTAAACCAAATAAATAAACTTTATGGTTATAAATATGATTATAAAGTAAAAAAAATAAAACAAGAAATAAGAAAAAAAGCAACTACCCCATATCTAAAACCACTTAATATCGTTATGAATTCTCCAAACCAAAAATCTGATCCATTTCTCAATCCTCCTTTTACAGAAGAAAATTTAGATAGGTATTATGTCAGAAAATCCATATTAGAAGCACTGACTACATCAGCAACTGAATTTAGTGCTAGGTTTTTAGATGTAGGATGTGGAAAAATGCCTTACAAACAACATATTATCAATAATTCATCTATAAACGACTATATTGGTTTGGACATAGAAAGTGCCCTTCAATATGATGCTGATATAAAAGCAGATTTTACTTGGAACGGAATTACTATGCCTTTTGAAGATGCTAGTTTTGAGTCGTCTATGGCAACAGAAGTATTAGAGCATTGCCCAGAACCAGAAGTTGTGTTAAAAGAAGTGTACAGAGTATTAAAACCTCATGGTATTTTCTTTTTTACTGTGCCTTTTTTATGGACACTCCATGAAGCACCTCATGATGAATATCGTTATACACCTTGGGCTTTGGAAAGACACCTCAAAAATTCAGGTTTTAGTCATGTAGAAATAAAAGCATTAGGAGGTTGGCATGCTAGTTTGGCACAAATGTTAGGTCTTTGGGTCAGAAGAAGTCACTTAAGTCAAAAAAAGAAAAAAATATTTTCTAAACTCTTAAAGCCACTTATCAAACAACTCATAAAAAGAGATATAAGACCTGAAAATTTTGGTGAAGGAACAATGATGACAGGGTTGTATGGAATAGCTGTGAAATAA